A region from the Colwellia sp. PAMC 21821 genome encodes:
- the fis gene encoding DNA-binding transcriptional regulator Fis, which yields MFEQNISSPFITGDLQTQTKASPLRTQAKVAIKNYLSQLNGNDVDDMYDLVLSEIEAPMLEEVMQYTRGNQTRAANLLGINRGTLRKKLKKYGMN from the coding sequence ATGTTTGAACAAAATATTTCCTCTCCATTTATTACCGGTGATCTACAAACTCAGACAAAGGCCTCGCCTTTACGCACACAAGCGAAAGTAGCTATAAAAAACTACTTGTCACAGTTAAACGGTAATGACGTTGATGATATGTACGACCTTGTACTTTCAGAGATAGAAGCGCCAATGCTTGAAGAAGTAATGCAATATACGCGTGGTAACCAAACCCGCGCTGCTAACTTATTAGGTATCAACCGCGGTACTTTACGTAAAAAGTTAAAAAAATACGGCATGAACTAA
- the purD gene encoding phosphoribosylamine--glycine ligase, translated as MNVLVIGSGGREHALAWKAAQSSSVTKVFVAPGNAGTATEAKLENIAISTGDIPALVDFAKCNQVALTIVGPEQPLVDGVVDAFQAEGLMIFGPSAKAAQLEGSKSFTKDFLARNNIPTGSYQNFTEIEPALAYVRAQGAPIVVKADGLAAGKGVIVAMTLEEAEDAIQDMLAGNAFGDAGHRVVIEEFLEGEEASFIVMVDGKNVLAFATSQDHKRAYNGDKGPNTGGMGAYSPAPVVTPEIHQRAMNEVIMPTVEGMAREGAPYTGFLYAGLMIDTDGTPKVIEYNCRFGDPETQPIMMRLKSDLVELCMMACRGELDKATIDFDPRPAVGVVMAAAKYPASYPKGDVISGLDTNKATDRKTFHAGTAEKDGAIVTAGGRVLCATALGNNVTQAQQAAYELLQQISWQGVEYRTDIAYRAIEREQR; from the coding sequence ATGAATGTTTTGGTAATTGGTAGTGGCGGTCGTGAACATGCTTTAGCATGGAAAGCTGCACAATCATCTTCAGTAACAAAAGTATTTGTTGCCCCGGGTAATGCAGGAACAGCTACAGAAGCTAAATTGGAAAATATCGCAATATCTACTGGCGATATCCCAGCCTTAGTCGACTTTGCTAAATGCAATCAAGTGGCTTTAACTATTGTTGGACCTGAACAACCGCTTGTCGACGGTGTAGTTGATGCTTTCCAAGCAGAAGGCTTAATGATATTCGGACCAAGTGCAAAAGCTGCACAACTTGAAGGTTCTAAATCATTTACTAAAGACTTTTTAGCAAGAAACAATATTCCAACCGGTAGTTATCAAAATTTCACTGAAATTGAACCTGCACTAGCTTATGTTCGAGCACAAGGTGCCCCTATTGTTGTTAAGGCCGATGGCCTTGCTGCTGGCAAAGGCGTTATTGTTGCAATGACACTGGAAGAAGCGGAAGACGCGATTCAGGATATGCTGGCTGGCAATGCTTTTGGTGACGCAGGACATCGCGTAGTGATTGAAGAATTTTTAGAAGGTGAAGAAGCCAGCTTTATTGTCATGGTTGATGGTAAAAATGTATTAGCATTTGCTACTAGCCAAGATCATAAGCGTGCTTACAATGGTGATAAAGGACCAAACACGGGTGGTATGGGTGCATATTCTCCAGCACCAGTTGTTACTCCTGAAATTCATCAACGTGCGATGAATGAAGTTATTATGCCTACCGTTGAAGGTATGGCCAGAGAAGGCGCACCTTATACTGGCTTTTTATACGCAGGCTTGATGATTGATACAGATGGTACGCCGAAAGTTATTGAATATAATTGTCGCTTTGGTGACCCTGAAACTCAACCAATTATGATGCGATTAAAATCTGATCTTGTTGAGTTGTGTATGATGGCTTGTCGTGGAGAATTAGACAAAGCAACGATTGATTTTGATCCACGTCCAGCCGTAGGCGTTGTAATGGCGGCAGCTAAATACCCAGCAAGTTACCCAAAAGGCGATGTTATTTCGGGCTTAGATACGAATAAAGCAACCGATCGAAAAACATTCCATGCCGGAACAGCTGAAAAAGATGGTGCTATAGTAACTGCAGGTGGTCGAGTATTGTGTGCAACAGCATTAGGTAATAATGTTACGCAAGCGCAACAAGCAGCCTATGAATTATTGCAGCAAATTTCTTGGCAAGGTGTTGAGTATCGAACAGACATCGCTTATCGAGCGATCGAACGTGAACAACGTTAA
- the purH gene encoding bifunctional phosphoribosylaminoimidazolecarboxamide formyltransferase/IMP cyclohydrolase — protein sequence MDTPRPIKRALLSVSDKTGIVEFARSLSEKGVDLLSTGGTAKLLAENGIKVTEVSDYTGHPEIMDGRVKTLHPKVHGGILARRGIDEAVMTENDISAIDLVVVNLYPFANAVADENCSLENAIENIDIGGPTMVRAAAKNHKDVTIVVNAHDYDRVLAEMAVNNGSLVYQTRFDLAIAAYEHTAAYDGMIANYFGKMLPAYNSDEAVSVEKQKFPRTFNSQFIKKQDLRYGENSHQDAAFYVEASPEEASVSTATQLQGKALSYNNIADTDAALECVKEFDEPACVIVKHANPCGVAIGDDILAAYEGAYKTDPTSAFGGIIAFNRELDADTAQAIVSRQFVEVIIAPSISDAAAKIVATKPNLRLLKCGQWDTKTTGFDFKRVNGGLLVQDTDQGSVTSDDLTVVTKRQPTAEEMRDLQFCWKVAKYVKSNAIVYVKNSTTIGVGAGQMSRVYSAKVAGIKAADENLEVAGSVMASDAFFPFRDGLDAAAEAGITAVIQPGGSMRDNEVIAAADEHNIAMVFTGMRHFRH from the coding sequence ATGGATACACCACGCCCTATCAAACGTGCACTATTAAGTGTTTCAGACAAAACCGGTATTGTTGAATTTGCTCGCTCGTTATCAGAAAAAGGTGTCGACCTTTTATCAACAGGTGGTACTGCGAAGTTATTGGCTGAAAATGGCATTAAAGTTACAGAAGTATCTGATTACACAGGTCATCCAGAAATTATGGATGGTCGAGTTAAAACCTTACACCCAAAAGTTCATGGTGGTATTTTAGCGCGTCGTGGTATCGACGAAGCCGTGATGACTGAAAATGATATCAGCGCAATTGATCTCGTTGTAGTAAACCTTTACCCATTTGCCAATGCCGTTGCTGATGAAAATTGTTCATTAGAAAATGCCATTGAAAACATCGATATTGGCGGGCCAACTATGGTGCGCGCCGCCGCTAAAAATCATAAAGATGTGACTATTGTCGTCAATGCTCATGATTACGACCGTGTTTTAGCTGAAATGGCGGTGAACAATGGCTCTTTGGTTTATCAAACTCGTTTTGACTTAGCCATTGCTGCCTATGAACATACTGCTGCTTACGACGGTATGATTGCTAATTACTTTGGTAAAATGTTACCAGCATATAACAGTGATGAAGCTGTTAGCGTTGAAAAACAAAAATTCCCACGTACTTTTAATAGTCAGTTTATTAAAAAGCAAGATTTACGTTACGGTGAAAACTCGCATCAAGACGCAGCATTTTATGTTGAGGCAAGTCCTGAAGAAGCTTCAGTTTCTACGGCAACTCAACTACAGGGCAAAGCCTTATCGTATAACAACATTGCTGATACTGATGCCGCTTTAGAATGTGTTAAAGAATTTGATGAGCCAGCATGCGTTATCGTTAAACATGCAAATCCATGTGGCGTTGCTATTGGTGATGATATTTTAGCGGCTTATGAAGGCGCGTATAAAACAGACCCTACGTCTGCATTTGGCGGCATTATTGCGTTTAACCGTGAGTTAGATGCAGATACAGCCCAAGCGATTGTTTCTCGTCAATTTGTTGAAGTTATTATCGCTCCAAGCATTTCTGATGCTGCTGCAAAAATTGTGGCGACTAAACCTAACCTGCGTTTATTAAAATGTGGTCAATGGGATACTAAAACTACAGGCTTTGACTTTAAACGCGTTAACGGTGGGTTATTAGTACAAGATACTGATCAAGGTAGCGTGACAAGTGATGACTTAACGGTAGTAACTAAACGTCAACCTACGGCTGAAGAAATGCGCGATTTACAATTTTGTTGGAAAGTAGCGAAATATGTTAAATCAAACGCTATTGTTTACGTTAAAAATAGCACGACTATCGGTGTCGGTGCTGGCCAAATGAGCCGAGTATATTCAGCGAAAGTAGCTGGTATTAAAGCCGCGGATGAAAATCTAGAAGTGGCTGGTTCGGTAATGGCGTCTGATGCATTCTTCCCATTTCGCGATGGTTTAGATGCAGCTGCTGAAGCCGGCATTACTGCGGTAATTCAGCCAGGTGGTTCAATGCGTGACAATGAAGTTATTGCCGCAGCAGACGAACATAATATTGCGATGGTATTCACCGGCATGCGTCACTTCCGCCATTAA
- a CDS encoding class I SAM-dependent methyltransferase, with translation MHTTAQTFKKAFTASIVSATLLCSGFVNAHQDAHHQSQLEQAIAGDHRSANNKARDEYRHPKETLEFFGFNPSMTVVEITPGGGWYTEILAPAVKGKGKLYGAQYPDTGEDNYYSNSRKQLVEKLAGNAVFSEVELTNFVPRQASELAPAGTADMVLTFRNLHNWRDEGVEQAFKDAYKALKKGGVLGVVEHRLPEGVDPKSAVGYVSQSKTIEQAKAAGFTLAASSEVNANAKDMAVYPKGVWTLPPVLRLGDEDKAKYMAIGESDRMTLKFVK, from the coding sequence ATGCATACAACAGCTCAAACGTTCAAAAAAGCTTTTACCGCGTCAATCGTGTCTGCAACTTTATTATGCTCTGGTTTTGTTAACGCTCATCAAGATGCACATCATCAAAGTCAGCTTGAACAAGCTATCGCTGGAGATCACCGCTCTGCAAATAACAAAGCACGTGATGAATACCGTCATCCGAAAGAAACGTTAGAATTTTTTGGATTTAATCCGTCAATGACCGTAGTTGAAATTACACCTGGCGGTGGTTGGTATACCGAAATTTTAGCGCCAGCAGTAAAAGGTAAAGGTAAACTTTACGGTGCTCAATACCCTGATACTGGCGAAGATAACTATTACAGTAATTCACGTAAACAATTAGTTGAAAAATTAGCGGGTAACGCTGTTTTTAGTGAAGTGGAATTGACAAACTTTGTGCCACGCCAAGCAAGTGAACTTGCCCCCGCAGGCACCGCCGATATGGTACTGACATTTCGTAATTTGCATAACTGGCGTGATGAGGGTGTAGAGCAAGCTTTTAAAGATGCTTACAAAGCATTGAAAAAAGGTGGCGTGCTAGGAGTGGTTGAACATCGCTTACCTGAAGGCGTAGATCCGAAAAGCGCAGTTGGCTATGTATCGCAAAGCAAAACTATTGAACAGGCAAAAGCGGCTGGTTTTACATTGGCAGCTAGCAGCGAAGTAAATGCAAACGCAAAAGATATGGCTGTTTATCCAAAAGGTGTTTGGACTTTACCACCAGTTTTACGCTTAGGCGATGAAGATAAAGCTAAATATATGGCGATTGGCGAAAGTGATCGTATGACATTAAAATTTGTAAAATAA